The sequence AAGCTGAGCCGAACCTCGACGCCGCCTCGATTGATCGTATCTGGGTGCTTAGCGGCAAGAAGCAGTGGTCGGCGAAGCCTGAGAATCCCTCGATGTTCGAGGCCGCAGTCCGAGGCGGGCCGAAGTGGGGACCGGGAATCAAGGTGGATGTTGTCGCGCGGCTGAAGCAGGGGAAACAGACGTGGCTTGTCCGCGCCGCCGGAGTAGAGATAAAGCGGACGGACTAGGCGCGGAGAAGTCAAAAGGCAAAAGCCAAAGGCCAAAAGTCAAAGGTGCGGGCGGGGCGAAGCTAGAAGTCAGAAGCTAGATGCTAGAAGCTCGAAGTTCGGAGGTGGGAAAAGCGGCAGCTTTGCTGCCGCACTCCAAGACCGAAGTTTCCGTTTCGTGTGTTTCGTGCTTTCGTGGCTAGTCCCGGCTTCTTGACCTTTGAGTCCTAGCCTGTAGATTTCCGCATGGCGCAGCGTATCGCAATCTGCAACCAGAAAGGCGGGGTCGGGAAGACAACGACCTCGGTCAGCCTTGCTGCTGCACTGGCTCTACGCGGGGGACGGGCGCTGCTGGTGGATATGGACCCGCAGGCGCACGCCACGCTCGGGCTGGGAGTGGACCGGACCAAGCTTGAGATATCGGTCTACGAGGCGATGTGTGAGGCGCAGCGGGTCACCGACGCGGTGCTGAAGGACCGGGCGGAGAATCTGGACCTGCTGCCGGCGTCGGTGAGTCTGGCTGGCGGTGAGGTGGAGTTGATAGACGCGGATGAGCGCGAGTTCCGGCTGAACAAGGCGCTGGGGCTAATCGACCCCGACTACCAGTTCATCATCATCGATTGCCCGCCGTCGCTGGGCATTCTCACAGTTAACTGCCTGGTGGCGGCACAGAGTGTGTTGATTCCGGTCCAGGCCGAGTATCTGGCAATGGAAGGAATGTCGCGGCTGCTTGATACCGTCAGTCTCGTGCGGCAGGGACTGAATCTGACCCTGGCGATTGAGGGAGTGCTGATTACGATGTACTCGTCGCGGTTGAGCCTTGCCCAGCAGGTTGCCGAAGAGGTGCGGAGCTATTTCAAAGAGCAGGTGTTCGATACCGTGATCCCGAGGAGCGTGCGGCTGGCGGAAGCCCCAAGCTTCGGGAAGACGATATTCGGCTACGACGGTCATTCGGCCGGGGCGCAGGCGTACATGGCGCTGGCGGATGAGGTGATGGCGAGGCACAAGTCTGCGGAAAGGACAAAGTGACAAGTCGTAAGGACAAAGCAATGACGCAAGGACAAAGTGACAAGGAGGGAGTTCGGCTCCAGCCTTTGTCATTTCTCCTTTCCACTTTGTCATTACCTCCAGGGAGGTCCAATGCGTAAAGCGCTGGGTAAGGGCATCAGGGCGATAATCCCGGAAGAGACCCGGGCCGCGATGGCCGCAGAAGCGCGGCCCATCCGGATTGACGAGATCCGACCCAACCCGTTTCAGCCCCGGACCAAGACCGAAGAGAACCTCGATGAGCTGGTAGCGTCGATCAAGACGCACGGTGTGCTGCAGCCGATCATGGTGCGGCGCCGGCGGGATGGTTACGAAGTGGTGATGGGCGAGCGCCGGCTGCGCGCGTCCAAGCTCGCCGGGCTCGAGCAAGTGCCGGCCGTCATCCGCTCCGTCGACGAGCTGGAGATGCTCGAGTTTGCCTTGATTGAGAACCTGCAGCGCCAGAACCTGAACCCGATTGACGAGGCGATGGGATACAAGCGTCTCAACGATGAGTTCAAGCAGACGCACGAAGTAATCGCCCAGCGTGTGGGCAAGGACCGGTCGACCGTCGCAAACGCTTTGCGGCTGCTCGATCTACCTTTCAAAGTCCGTGACTGCCTGGCTGCGGGTTTGATAACCGCGGGCCACGGGCGGGCACTGCTGATGAGCAAGAACCGGAGATTGCAGGTCGAGGTGTGCGAACGGATAGTGAAGGAAGGGCTTTCGGTCAGGTCCGTCGAGAAGCTCTGCGGCGAGCCCAGGCCGAAAGAGCCGCATATGCCCAAGCCGGAGAAGGACATACACCTGCGCGAAGTTGAGGAGGGGCTGGCCGGATACCTCGGTACGCGGGTTGTCATCAACCCGGGCAAGGCCGGAGCCGGTGATATCGTCGTCCGCTACTTCTCGGCCGAGGACCTGGAGCGGGTGGTCGAGAAGATGAAAAGGCATTAGAGCTCGGCCGAAGTCAGAAATCAGAAGGCAGAAGGCAGGATGCAGAAGTCGGACAGGCGGGCGCGGACTGGATTCTCACCACCAAGACACAAAGCGGTCAAGGCAGGTCACGTCCCTCGCCCTCCTGGGGAGAGGGGTCGGGTGAGGGGTGAAGCGTCGTGCGTCGGGCGTTGAGCATGAAACTTAGAGCATAGCGCATGCCTCGCAAAGAGCTTTCGTTCTTCGTTGCCAGCAACTACAGCACGAATTCGTTGCGATTCAGCCTGCCGTTGTGGATGGTCAGGTTGCTGGCAGTGGTCGCCGGCTTTCTGGCGCTGCTCGTGGTCGCGTCGCTGGTGATGGCGCTGGCCGGTGCCTACCGGCTCAGCCGGCTCTCGTATCTCGAGCGCCGGAACCGGACGCTTGAGGCCGAGTTTACCAAGGTCGTGGCACTGCGCAGGCAGCTTGAGCAGGTCGAGGCGCAGAGCCGGAAGATGGCGACGATGCTCGGGGTCGAACAGACACCGGCCCCGGTGAACTGGGACTCATTCCCACTCGATTCCCAGGCGCTGCCCGAGTGGGTCAAGGGCAAAGCGTGGGGGAGTCAGCTCGTGCCGAAGCTGGTGCCGGTGGAGGATTACGCGGTATCGCAGCGGGCCAAGGACGGCCACATCGGCATCGACCTGGCAGCGGCGGACGGCGCGCCGGTGCGGGCGACGGCGGACGGCGTCGTGGAGCAACGCGGGGACGACAGGCAGTATGGTCGATTCCTGCTGCTCAAGCATGGCCAGGGCTACGAGAGCTACCACGGCCACCTCAAGGACTGGAACGTGGCCAAGGGGGATTCAGTTCAGGCGGGGCAGACCATTGGCTGGGTTGGAACTACGGGCAAGACAACCGCGCCACATCTCCACTTCGAAATCCGCAAGGACGGGCAGCGGATTGACCCGACGAGCGTCCTGAAGTTCTGACGAAGGAGGATTCCAGCGATCGGACTGCCAGCTTCTTCGCCTGACACTCGAATCGCAGAATCCTTGATCCCTTGACCCCTGCTTCCTAGCATTGGCCATGGAAAGCGTATACGACGTCATCATGCGCCGCAGGACGGTGCGGTCGTTCACCGACCAGCCGGTTGAGGAGGAGAAGGTTCTAAAGCTACTGGACGCGGCTATGCAGTCGCCGTCCGGCGGCAACATCCAGCCAATCTCCATCATCCGAATCGAGAAGCAGGAGGGCCGGGAGAAAATGGCCAGGCTGGCCGTGAACCAGCCGTGGGTGGCGAAGTCGCCGCTCTGCCTGCTCTTCTGCGTCGACTTCCACCGGACCGGTAAGTGGGCGGAGGCCGAGGGCGCGAGCTATGGTGGCGAGAAAGCGCTGATGAGTTTCCTGCTGGCATACGCCGACGTCTTCTGCTCGGCTGAGAACGCGGTCCTGTGCGCAACCAGCCTTGGCCTCGGCACGGTCTACATCGGCATGGTGCTGGCCGCGATGACTGAGATCCGCAAGGAGTTCGGCCTGCCAGACAGGGTCGTGCCGGTGGTGGCGTTGTGTGTGGGGTATCCGAAGAAGGTGCCGGCAGGCATCACCAAGTTGCCCCTGGCGGCGATGGTCCACTCGGAACGGTACGAAGAGAAGTCGCCCGAGGAACTCAAGTACCTGTACCGTGAGAAGTATGGCGACCTGACGTCCGACGTGAAGTCGTACTTCAAGCGGACGTACCAGGAAGCGCTGGAAATGGACGAGCAGGCGCGACCGGACTTCACCGATAAGGTTGCGCGAATCATGGCGCGGATGGAAGTCGGCAACGCGGCGCAGCTTCTGTTCAAGATGCGCTACCCGGAAGACGCAATGAAACGCATGGGCGAGAAGATCATCGCCTCCTTGCGCGAAGCCGGCATCGACTGTCTGTAGGCTTCAGCCGGCTTGCGGGCTCTGCCGGGTTGACTTTCGGCGGCAGGAAGGTAACATCTGAGTCCGCAAAGACAACCATAGAAATGACGATTGACGATTGCCGAACGATGAATCGCAGCGAGACTCGGCGATCGGTGACTGATGAATGGTAGTGAATGATGGGAGGTATTGATGGCTGAATCCTGCAGCTTCCTGGGCGGCCAGCCGCTGGAGATACGCTGGCACGGGCGCGGAGGGCAGGGCGCAAAGACCGCGGCGCTCTTGTTCGGTGAGTCCGCGCTTGACACCGGGCTCTACATCCAGGCGTTCCCGGAGTACGGACCGGAGCGGATGGGTGCACCGGTGGCCGCTTTCAACCGGCTTTCAGACAAGCCGATACGTTCCCACGCCGGCGTGAAGACGCCGCGCGTCGTGGTCGTGCTCGATGCCTCGCTGATCGAGCCGGCGCGGGTAACCGAGGGCCTGATGGACGACGGAATCCTGCTCGTGAATTCGAACGTCGAGCCGGCCGAATTGCGCAAGCGGCTGCAGCTGCCGTCCGGCATCAAGCTCTACGTGGTGGACGCCTCGAAGATAGCGATGGAGACCGTGGGCAAGAACGTTCCCAACACGCCCATGCTCGGCGCGCTGGTGAAGGTCACGGGCGTGCTGGAGTTCGAGCCGATGATGGAAGCGATCAAGCATAAGCTGGCGGAGAAGTTCCGGGGCGGCAAGGAGAAGTTCGTGGAGCCGAACCTGGTGAGCATCCGCCGGGCCTACGAGGAAGTGAGGTGTTAGGATGGCCAAGCTGAAGAGCTGGAAAGAGCTTCCCTGCGGGGCGATCATCGACGACCCGAAGGCTGTGCTGGAGAACAAG is a genomic window of candidate division WOR-3 bacterium containing:
- a CDS encoding ParA family protein, yielding MAQRIAICNQKGGVGKTTTSVSLAAALALRGGRALLVDMDPQAHATLGLGVDRTKLEISVYEAMCEAQRVTDAVLKDRAENLDLLPASVSLAGGEVELIDADEREFRLNKALGLIDPDYQFIIIDCPPSLGILTVNCLVAAQSVLIPVQAEYLAMEGMSRLLDTVSLVRQGLNLTLAIEGVLITMYSSRLSLAQQVAEEVRSYFKEQVFDTVIPRSVRLAEAPSFGKTIFGYDGHSAGAQAYMALADEVMARHKSAERTK
- a CDS encoding M23 family metallopeptidase, encoding MLGVEQTPAPVNWDSFPLDSQALPEWVKGKAWGSQLVPKLVPVEDYAVSQRAKDGHIGIDLAAADGAPVRATADGVVEQRGDDRQYGRFLLLKHGQGYESYHGHLKDWNVAKGDSVQAGQTIGWVGTTGKTTAPHLHFEIRKDGQRIDPTSVLKF
- a CDS encoding pyruvate synthase, with amino-acid sequence MAESCSFLGGQPLEIRWHGRGGQGAKTAALLFGESALDTGLYIQAFPEYGPERMGAPVAAFNRLSDKPIRSHAGVKTPRVVVVLDASLIEPARVTEGLMDDGILLVNSNVEPAELRKRLQLPSGIKLYVVDASKIAMETVGKNVPNTPMLGALVKVTGVLEFEPMMEAIKHKLAEKFRGGKEKFVEPNLVSIRRAYEEVRC
- a CDS encoding ParB/RepB/Spo0J family partition protein, which produces MRKALGKGIRAIIPEETRAAMAAEARPIRIDEIRPNPFQPRTKTEENLDELVASIKTHGVLQPIMVRRRRDGYEVVMGERRLRASKLAGLEQVPAVIRSVDELEMLEFALIENLQRQNLNPIDEAMGYKRLNDEFKQTHEVIAQRVGKDRSTVANALRLLDLPFKVRDCLAAGLITAGHGRALLMSKNRRLQVEVCERIVKEGLSVRSVEKLCGEPRPKEPHMPKPEKDIHLREVEEGLAGYLGTRVVINPGKAGAGDIVVRYFSAEDLERVVEKMKRH